Sequence from the Megalops cyprinoides isolate fMegCyp1 chromosome 9, fMegCyp1.pri, whole genome shotgun sequence genome:
GTGTGCAGGTCTGAGAGCACCCGCGGAGCCGGGACGGGACCCGGCCCTGCCTCCGTGAGAGGACGCTAAGTGCTGAGGcgcactgtctctctctctccaaccaGGTGTCCTGGgacaaatgtaatgtacagttagACCCCCGAGGCTCAGGAGAGAGGGGCCATTACAAACCGACGAGCCCCGCTCCTCCCCAGATCCCATCCATACACACTCTTATATGAGAAGTTACTGAATGACTGTTTAATGGTACAGATGTTCCCCCTGAGGACTGTGGGTAATTTAGCAGAAAGGAGATTCAAACTGATGAGTACTGCAGCCCCTACTGACtgctttgggggtggggttatgTCAACTTCCATGTCCTGTGTTGGTCCTGGTGGTTTTCTGAGGTTGGCCAGCGTtgacaaaactgtaacctctcCTGTTGCACTGTGCAAGTTGCTGGTTGTCGTGTCTCCCACTGacccactgaaacacacactaaccctcctctctcccactgacctactaaaacacacactgaccttCCTCTTACATATAGAGCCCTCACTGTGTTCAGCCCTCACTGTAGTCCAAGCATCACACCccgatctccagtcctgctacttcgctgccctgcctatcaagcaaactgcgtgccaagaaccggacattctctaggatacattttataattactctgttatttactacGGTATCAAAACTCGCATGTCTtagaatacttgaaattgtacaatgtactttatgTAATTCTATATGctcagtgctggccagaagcagatgggctccccctctgagccaggttctgctcaaggtttcttcctgtaaattagggagtttttccttgccactgttgccttaggcttgctctcagggggtctcaggcctgggaacaatgtaaagctgctttgtgacaacttgtgttgtaaaaagcgctatacaaataaaattgaattgaactgaattgaactgaattacaTGTGAACAGGTTTGTGGGAGTGCATCCGACACATTTCAGCAGAGTGCTGTCTCCTGCACAGCAGCGGATAAAACTCTACTGGATATCTTATGTCTCCCACACAAGCCTGTAAGAACACCTCTCAGTCCTTCTGCAGGGATTACAATCACTCTCCATAGTGTAATTCAGGAAGTCAGACATTTCTGGGAAGAAGCGAGTTTGGAGATTAACACTGCATTCTGTCAACATTTAAAAGTCACAGGTAATTTGGGCAAAGATGCTTTAGAATAAGGCTCGGGTGCTGTGAGCCTTTTACTTTGAATTATGATAATTGTGACAATATTTTCCCCCACGTCAGTAATAGACATGATTGGTCATTCTAAAAAGCTTCTTTAAAGATGTATACACAGCCCgaacccaccccaccccctccccacccccaccacattTGTTTCAGGCTGAGCTCAGCTGCATTGCCATGGCAGCACAGTCACTGTTGCAGACAGGATGTGTTGAAGGTCTTGAGAGCTTTCCTTCATCTCTTATCTCTGGGCTCTGGttaaaatctgtatttattaacatttaaccAAAATCAATGGCCAGTGGGCTGATGCAGAGAGGGCCTGAGAGTGCTCTAGGAAGGGGAGGAATTTCACAGAAAaggcacatgtatgtgtgtctgtgtgagtgtgtgtgtgtcagagactgtgagagtgtgtctgtaaGCGTTACAATACTCAGTCAAACTCTTCACAAAGCAtagaataaaaaacacacacaccataaaaaCAGACCCATATAGCCCACTTGAATACTCAGAAGGCCTTATAAACTCCCCCGGGGGTACATTCCGAACCTCCTACCTGAATGCTCAAGAGCTCTTACAGACCCTGTGGAGTTATACTTCAAACCACTGACAGTTTAACACTGCAAAATTGTGCAGTGAGGATAAGACCAGACAAGCACATATCAGCAGCACTCAAAGCTCACAAGTCACAATGACTACGCCATACATTAATAATGGATGATTCTTCTGTTTAATCATGACTTTGTAAAACTGCATCGTTACAGAAAGTTGTAAGATGCTGTGTAAGGTCGTGCAATGTAAATAGTGTAGGTCACTGGATTTGTGTTCTGTTACTGGATTCATTTCATAACTAAAAGGAGGGTCCATACAGCACTGGGGAGCCACATCTTGCTTTGATGTGATCAgatctgtttctgtctttcattccaataaaataaaattgtaaataaacattatgATGCTCTGATGAAGGCAGTGCAACTGCCTACAGTCAGCTCACTACAGCGGGACGGAGAGAGGGACCAGCACGCCTGGCAGCTTTATGGtgcagaaaggagagaaagaaaaacactgctgctcactAATGCAGGAGCTCCAGGGAGCCCCCTGGAGCTAGTGTCCTGTCACGCGGGGGTCAACCCTCTGAAGCAAGGGTAAAAGGGAGTAAGAGTGATACAGAGAATACGCAGGGACGcaccagacagagaggggacacaCCAGGGATGAACTGGGTGGCCTTCGAAGCAGCAGACAAGGCTACCTGCACATCAGCTgatgtgtggggcagtgtgctCACGCTCCTCTTTATTGCATTGCGGGGGGATTGGAGGGGGTTAAGGTGAGTCATCTCCCCCTACCAAAGCCacttcactgtaaagcactctGAGCTCCTTGAGAAGAGGAAAGGTGCTACGTACACAAACCTCATTCTCATCCTTGCATGCTCTGTCTGGTGGAGCCCGTGGCAAGTGTTGgttacactgctgctgtaccagcAAAAGATAATTTCAGAGGCGAAACAATCACTGGGTggcatcatcagcatcatcttGCCAGGAAATTGGATGGCTTTTACAAGTTTATCTTGTGagtttgtaaatgaaaaaagaaaaggaaaaaaggccaCAACCAAGAACTAGGCCCAGCAGCTAGGACTACACTGGTGGAACCGCTTAGCCGTGCCTTTCTGCCATCTAGCGGTGAATCTGCCATTTGTCAGTGAGTCAGACCACCATTTCTAGAGATGCTTAGTCACAGCAATGACCCTCAAGCAGAATGTACACAGGCAGCTGGCTGCTGGCCAGATCGGAGGGACAATTTCCTGAATTTTCCATCATCTTTCACCCATTGTGTAACTGCATTAGGAAAGGTCCCATCCCACAGCTGCCATTTGGGGGGTACAGTCCCCCCCCCGGTAGCCCCGCTGTCTATTAAAGACCCAAATCAGGGCAAAGTCAGGCTGAGCCAGAGTATTGACCCTACTGCAGAGGACAGGACTGGGAAAATTAACTTGGGATTGGCTACAGCAGATTCATTCCTACTCGCGTCACACCTACTAGACCAAACAAACACCAAAGCAAGCTGTCCAGGTCACCCCCACAACAGCATGGCCCTTCTGCATCACCTCCTGCAGGGGTAGGGGGACGCTGCCTTCTTCCTCTCTtgatatctgaatattttttggctttttttttatcccaaGGTCTTCTCTATCAGTACTGGACAGACTGAGTTCGGGGATGGCCTTCCCCCTTTATAAGCAGACCTGGGGGCGcccagaggaagagaagaaagaagagagaaagacttAGAAAGATGACAGGAGTAAAAAGGAAGAGGGGGCGGACTTAACCGTTAGGCACAGATGTGTTCACTGTACacttataaaataaaacagctgagTAATATACAGCTCCCAGTCTACAGACAGTAAGTAGAGCAGAGCCAAACATCAAcctaaaagggggggggggacttaaCCCTGATCCAAATCAGCAATTGCAGTTTGAGAACCATCACCAAGGCTCTGATGACAACCCCCTGTGCTGACAAATTGAGCCAAAACAGCACAGCTCGCCCACTGACAGCACTGTATTAGTTCATGGAAACTCCTGAGTGAGTGCCTGAGTGTAGGTGCCAAACAAGCCACACCTCAAGTGGAAACCACACAGGTCTGCTCAGGATCAGACTCACCATTTCCGCAGGAGGAGAGCTGTCTCCATGTGGCCTGttagtgtgagagagtgagtgagagtgtgtgtgtgtgtgtgtgtgtggggggggggggggggactgtgtgtgtgtgtgtgtgtgtgtgtgtgcgctccaGGGTTATTATCGTATACTGACATTTTcgtaaactgaaataaaataattaacccgaagaaaatgtaaaactaaaacaaaacgAAACTAATAATGATTGctaaaaaactaataaaaataaaatgagaaaagacaaaaaataattgtcGATATCATTTCAAGACGGCGAGTGTCACACTCAGgggcggtttgttccttagggcgatcgggcgacgcaccaccaaaggaggaaagggagggaaattttcacatcacacatcctaCCACAGTGCtacgctagctgtgactgttctagacagtttgtcctgcctcttaGTCCAATCAGTGTCAAGTCGTGTTCCgtggagtaccgcccctttcgggcgatttcagtctggttgaaaatcgcaCAGATCACTTTGatagactctcatgttaaggcaatttttttgaactgcaatgcaatctgtatgggttctgagtgggcttgcactaatgtgctttcgtcatacggaacctggtgtagggatcgctggggcagccagcgatcttgtcacattcaaggtaaacatggctaatgttacttcaactcagagcaactcaatcgtggcattaaaaaaataccgtTCAGTTGTCGTAGTAAgcaggataaattggcaactaaagaattaggaccacccagaccaaatttaaacatcaagcgagtatctacaaaggggggTAATCATATAACTGGGGATTTTCGCGGAGCTGATATGAGCGGAaaacgtggctagcaggctgcaAAGTAGGTAACGTTTTGTTCTGCTACCCCTGCTTaattcaatgtgacaatgtcaagttggctagctgttaatttacccattgaacgggtTACCGCTTAGCCATCATCGCAACAATTGGCCCCTCCCCccgagagatttggcaggagccggCACTGGTCACACTCCCAAAATTCTGTGtagtctgaaacaaatgtatcgCATATGTTAGTTAAGTTTAGTCTTGAAATGTTGATATCTTCAATGAtaaacagattatttttcacGCTGCACTAATCTTAGACAATTTTTTCTCCTTAACTAAaattactaaaactaaaactgaaactataataaactaaaatgaaatagaaatgagtccatgaaataaaaactaaactgaaactaaggaaaacactggtgaaactaactaaaactaaacggaaattcagactgaatacaaacatattatcaaaataaaaatgaatttgaaaatgtaaaactctgGTGTGCTCTACTGtttccacctccctctcctgcctgtctctgcctgttCCAAAGGAGCAGGAATGCTGTGCTGCCTGATCAGGTCACTactctctctgccctgccctcCCTGAGCCAATCTTGCTCATCACCTTGCCGTCCCGCACATCCTCCAAAGATGGCCTTGCCTCCGCTTTGCGTGAGTGTGACAGGAATGCGCCAACTGCCCACTACGCCAGCCAGAACCACAGCCAAGAACTGCTGGGTTTGCACTGGGAGAGGGAAGACTCTGTGACCTTCAGCAAATGAGATAAGGGGCAGGCGTCAGATGCACACAGAGGAAGTCCCAGGGTCCTAGACCTGgttccaaaaagcagttcaCACTTTTCAGAATCACAAGAAAGATGCCTACAGCTGTTCACTGAGACACAATCAGTAGGCTTACCCaacatttctcattaaaaaaatgtagattATTTTACTGGGAAAAGAGTCATTAAGAATATGCAAATGAACCCCAGGAAAAGGGCTTAATTTAACAAACCAACTTCTCTCCACCCTAACAAGGCAGTGTTAACAAATGCTCACTTTGTCCATAAAACAGCTTTCTTAGAGTTCAGCTCTCACTTCAAACAACCTGCAGGGCCTTTTAACAGATCCTCCTGACCTGCTGACAAAAGggtcacattttacattacagatgAGATTTAAGAGGTAATACTGTGGTAAAAATGTGCCAATGCTGCAGTCCCCCAAGAGCATGTGGCTCATTACACAGAAGCTAGGAAAAGAGTAGCAGCTACGCTCACCTCAGGTGGCACTAGAGTGGCACAGTACAGAgctacaaagaaaaacaacattgacAACTACAACTTCCCTTCAAATTAGAAAAGGATATTTGGGGGAATTTTCAGAGGGGTGATTTATGCTTCTCTACATTTCATCTCCTTTGCAAATTCAGCTCAGCTCACCACAACATCTAGTTAAACTCACACAGCATGCAGTCATCTGACACAGTTACACCAAAAGAACTATTTTCACACTACATATCCTACAGCGCACCATGAGAGcaaacacaggacagaaaatAGACACTTCTCCCTGATGAAAGAGCAACTTGTGGCAGAGTGCCAAGAGTGAGGCGAGACGAGCACACCCTGGTTGGAACAGCTAGAGATTCCTAATCATTGTCAAGTGAATGCCACAACTGACTCCAACCCAGGGACCTGTAGGACTCGTCTTAGCTAGCCGAGCGGCTCAAGAGCCCTCCAGGGAAATTTTTACCAATGCACTTATCCCAGGGACACGTCACTcaggatggggagggggaggggctggggatggggatggggatgggaaGTGGGTTTAGATAGAAGGGCAGGGTTGGGGAGTGGGCGGCACCGGATGGGGCTTAGATTGGGCACTTACTTGGAGAGGGACACACCCCCCGCCTTGCCAATGAGCTCCTCATGGTGCAGTACAGCATCGTTCCAGGGAATGTCCAGAAACCTGAGGAGCGTGCGCATCCACTTCTCCGGGTGCAGCACCAGCTGCTCATAGTGCACCGGCAGGCACTTGTCTGCTGCCTCCAGGCACTGTGTGTACATGGTCTCGATGGCCCGGTTCCACTTGGTCAGGCAGTCCCGGTAGCTGCCCAGGTCGAAGCCGGCGATGGTGACCTTGCGGGAGATCATGGAATGAACCGAGGCACGGCCATCGCGAATCATCAGGATGAACTTGGCGCGCGGGAAGATCTTGGCCAGGTAGGACAGGGACTTGAGGGCAAAGGGGTCCTTGTTGCAGAGGAAGGTGGCTGGCTCGCCATGCTTGACAATGATCTCCAGGAGGAAAGCCTGCATGGCGGAGTCCAGCACCTCATCCGTCACGCCCGCCTCATCCAGGCGCATCTTCTCGCGGCCTGAGCGGCTCCACATCTGTTTCATGGCCAGGATGCGCGGGATGACGCGCGTCTCCTCGCCACAGCGCACGTCAGGGTGTGCGTCCAGCATGGCCCGCATCAGCGTGGTGCCGCTCCGCGGGACACCCCCGATGAAGATCAGCGGCATGTCCTTGCTGTAGGCGGGGCCAGCCGCACTGACGTTGTGGCTTGTGTGCAGGGTGGCCCGCAGCCCACCAGGTGAGGATGGCTGCGACCGCTCCTCGATGCGGTGGTGGCACTCCATGGCGTGCCGGCCCAGGTAGAAGACAGTGACCGAGCTGATGACCAGACAGGCCACCAGCAGGTTCTGCTTCAGTTTCCCGATCATCTCTGAGCAGGGCGGGGGTggtgcagggagggggtggcagACAGAGGAAGCGGGGCCCTCCCTTTTTAAGGCTGGTCCCGGGGGGTGGAGCAACAATGGTGTCTGGCAGGCCAATGCCCTCTTCTGGCACCCAGCTCCATGAGGtctgcaaaaaaaggaaaggtgaGAAACtcatcacatttgcatttacattactgtcatttagcagacacggttatccagagcgacttgcatagattacaatttcacatgtgatccatttatacacctggatatttactgagacaaatgtgggttaggtaccttgcccaagagtgctagagtacaacagcagtggcccagcggggactcgaaccagcaacttttataagcccttctccttaccactgcatcacactgctgcctttcaTACCTCActtcagcagtaaaaaaaaaaaaaaaaaaagcacacacactgtaatgacagcacagagacacaaggcCAATCTGTGCACTCACCCACCATCTGCTTCAGCAACACCACACGAGCTCAGATGCTGCCAAGGCAAACAAGTCCCTCCTTGactgtttcagttaataatcACAAATGATTACACCACTCGCCCCCCAGGAACGGGTCTGTAAAACAGATGCAggtctgacagagggagagaggctaACAGTTTCTCTCATGTGAGATCCCCGTTTTTCTCTAAttgtttcgaccgacccctagcgAAGTTAGGGAGGATGCtggctgcagtgatgtcatgcttctctctgcttccagtggggcgtgagaccatttttaagtACCGTGGCTCCGTGAAGCAGTGACGCCgatgagtgtataggatgggttaaatgcagtgGACAAATTTTCGTTTTAATGTATGCcagtactgagaaatgacaataaagaaataaataaatataaatcttataaaaataaatctcaaatcttaaatttgttgcaGCTAGTATGCCGTTTCTGCGCTTCTGCTTCACAGCGCTTTGTCAGGCGTTGTCTCAGTTTcggagcctattattatgagcatttatgtaggtctataatttatccacgataagaaaaattgtcacaagctgttattatgtcacaaaaagtgcatagataggCCCTCGTTCAACCAAACCCCTTGGGATCACAAACATgtataaaacacaccaaagcttttggaaaatgtttattaataaataacaatacagccatgcgtcgcttaacgtccacga
This genomic interval carries:
- the tpst1 gene encoding protein-tyrosine sulfotransferase 1 isoform X1; translated protein: MIGKLKQNLLVACLVISSVTVFYLGRHAMECHHRIEERSQPSSPGGLRATLHTSHNVSAAGPAYSKDMPLIFIGGVPRSGTTLMRAMLDAHPDVRCGEETRVIPRILAMKQMWSRSGREKMRLDEAGVTDEVLDSAMQAFLLEIIVKHGEPATFLCNKDPFALKSLSYLAKIFPRAKFILMIRDGRASVHSMISRKVTIAGFDLGSYRDCLTKWNRAIETMYTQCLEAADKCLPVHYEQLVLHPEKWMRTLLRFLDIPWNDAVLHHEELIGKAGGVSLSKVERSTDQVIKPVNVEALSKWVGKIPGDVLRDMPVVAPMLARLGYDPHANPPNYGRPDPKVLDNTRRVFKGEFQLPDFLKEQPQLQKSPEKPDPS
- the tpst1 gene encoding protein-tyrosine sulfotransferase 1 isoform X2, whose amino-acid sequence is MIGKLKQNLLVACLVISSVTVFYLGRHAMECHHRIEERSQPSSPGGLRATLHTSHNVSAAGPAYSKDMPLIFIGGVPRSGTTLMRAMLDAHPDVRCGEETRVIPRILAMKQMWSRSGREKMRLDEAGVTDEVLDSAMQAFLLEIIVKHGEPATFLCNKDPFALKSLSYLAKIFPRAKFILMIRDGRASVHSMISRKVTIAGFDLGSYRDCLTKWNRAIETMYTQCLEAADKCLPVHYEQLVLHPEKWMRTLLRFLDIPWNDAVLHHEELIGKAGGVSLSKVERSTDQVIKPVNVEALSKWVGKIPGDVLRDMPVVAPMLARLGYDPHANPPNYGRPDPKVLDNTRRLQKSPEKPDPS